One Candidatus Neptunochlamydia vexilliferae genomic window carries:
- a CDS encoding glycine betaine ABC transporter substrate-binding protein, with protein sequence MNRILRRLIFLLLTFSLLGAFAVGAVCMGLKEKSGIAIAGKSTEGHILAEIIAQLLEHDLGMKVVRKYGLDGTQILFHALETKEIDLYVEYTGTAAATILKKRATFEELKETFLEKYNMVWLDPLGFQNRYGLMMDPEVAAKWGIETLSDLAAVSLQISFDQEFYGREEADILRKGYHIPFEGLKLMDHTLLYVALKRGGTDVINGYTTDGFCKGLKILDDDQNLLPSYEAVPLTREDVLDKHPALVATLRKLKGAISQKEMQSLNYLVEKKGKTVYDVAHHFLKRNHFI encoded by the coding sequence ATGAATAGAATTTTACGGCGACTGATCTTTTTACTTTTGACCTTTTCCCTATTGGGCGCTTTTGCGGTGGGGGCTGTTTGTATGGGACTCAAAGAGAAAAGTGGTATTGCTATTGCAGGGAAAAGTACCGAGGGGCATATTTTAGCAGAGATCATCGCCCAGCTTCTTGAGCATGACCTTGGGATGAAGGTGGTGCGGAAATATGGCCTTGATGGCACCCAGATCCTCTTTCACGCCCTAGAGACAAAAGAGATCGACCTCTATGTCGAATATACAGGGACAGCTGCCGCAACGATTTTAAAAAAGAGAGCCACCTTTGAGGAGCTCAAAGAGACCTTTTTAGAAAAGTACAACATGGTCTGGCTCGATCCGCTCGGTTTCCAAAATAGATATGGTCTCATGATGGACCCTGAAGTGGCTGCTAAATGGGGGATTGAAACCCTCTCCGACTTAGCAGCAGTGTCTCTTCAGATCTCTTTTGACCAAGAATTCTACGGAAGAGAAGAGGCAGACATTTTAAGAAAAGGGTACCACATCCCTTTCGAAGGGCTCAAGCTGATGGATCATACCCTTCTTTATGTCGCGCTTAAAAGGGGAGGGACCGATGTGATCAATGGGTATACGACCGATGGATTTTGCAAGGGATTAAAAATTTTAGACGATGACCAAAACCTCCTCCCTTCCTATGAAGCGGTCCCCTTAACAAGGGAAGATGTTCTCGACAAACATCCGGCGCTAGTCGCCACCTTAAGAAAACTCAAAGGGGCCATTTCCCAAAAAGAAATGCAAAGCCTCAACTATTTAGTGGAAAAGAAAGGAAAAACCGTCTATGATGTGGCCCACCACTTTTTAAAAAGGAACCACTTTATCTAA